The DNA region AGACATAGACAATTTCAAACGGAGAAGGACCATCCTTTGACCGAGCCGTCTGCTACGTTTCTACTATTTGGCGCCACCGGTGATCTGGCCCGCCGGATGATCTTTCCATCGCTCTACAATCTGCTGTCCGATGGCCTGTTGCCCGACGACTTTCTGATCCTGGCGTCCGGCCGGTCGGAGATGGACGACGCCGCCTTCCGCAAGGAAGTGGACGATGCGCTGCGCCAGTTCCTGGCGGCCGACCGCTATGACGAGGACGTCGCGACGCGCTTTGCCGCGATGATCAGCTATCAACCGGTCGATGCGGGCAATGCCGATCAGTTCGCGAAACTGGCCGAGCGGATCGACGGGCGGCTGGAGCGCGGCCTGTCGGTCTATCTGTCCACCCCGCCATCGCTGTTCGCGCCGACCGCGCAGGGGCTAAGCCAGGCGGGCCTGATCACGGCCAAGACGCGGATCGCGATGGAAAAGCCGATCGGCAAGGATCTGGCATCGTCCAGGCAGGTCAATGACGGCATCGGTGCGCTGTTCGCCGAAGAGCAGATTTTCCGCGTCGACCATTATCTGGGCAAGGAAACGGTGCAGAATCTGCTGGCGCTGCGCTTTGGCAACGTCATGTTCGAACCCTTGTGGAACGCAACCGCGATCGACCATGTGCAGATCACCGTAGGGGAGACGGTCGGGCTGGAAGGCCGGGTTTCCTATTATGACGGGGTCGGCGCGCTGCGCGACATGGTGCAGAACCATATGCTCCAGATCCTGTCGATCATCGCGATGGAGCCGCCCGCGCGGATGGACCCCACCGCCGTGCGCGACGAAAAGGTGAAGGCGCTTCGCTCGCTTCGCCCGATGACGGCGGAAACGGTCAAGAGTCATAGCGTGCGCGGCCAATACACGCCCGGCGCGGTCGGGGGCCAGATCGTCACCGGCTATGCCGACGAACTGGGCCAAGCGTCCGACACCGAAACCTTTGTCGCGCTTAAGGCCTATGTCGACAATTGGCGCTGGCAAGGGGTGCCCTTCTACCTGCGCACCGGCAAGCGGATGCCCGCGCGCCAGTCCGAAATCATGATCCGGTTCAAGCCGGTGCGCCATTCAATCTTCGGTCGCGACGGGCATGGGTCCGGGCTGGAGGCCAATACGCTGATCATCCGGTTGCAGCCGGAGGAATATATTCGCCTGACCATCATGAGCAAAAGACCGGGTCTGGAGCGGCAGGTGAAGCTGGACGAAGTGACGCTGGACGTGTCGCTGACCGCCGCTTTCGCCGGGCAGCGGCGCCGCATCGCCTATGAACGGTTGATCCTGGACCTGCTGGTCGGGGACCAGACGCTGTTCGTGCGGCGGGACGAAGTGGAAGCACAATGGACGTGGATCGATTCTATCATCGACGGGTGGAAGGACGCGAACATGAAGGTGTCGCCCTATTCGTCCGGGAACTGGGGACCATCCTCAGCCATTGCCCTTATCGAACGTGACGGAGCCAGCTGGCATGACTGACCTGCATCCGGTGATCGCCAAGGTCACCGATCGTATCGTGGAGCGCAGCGCTGCTTCGCGCCTGAAATATCTGGACCTGATCGAACGGGGCCGCGACGCGGGCACCAACCGCGATCAATTGTCCTGCGGCAACCTGGCCCATGGCTTTGCGGCGAGTGGCGAGGACAAGGCGGTGATCCGTACCGGCCGGGCGATGAATATCGGCATCGTCACCTCCTATAACGACATGCTGTCGGCCCATCAGCCCTTCGGCCGCTATCCCGAACAGATCAAGATCGCCGCGCGCGAAGTGGGCGCGACGGCGCAGGTGGCAGGCGGCGTGCCCGCCATGTGCGACGGCGTGACCCAGGGGCAGGCGGGCATGGACCTGTCGCTGTTCAGCCGCGACACGATCGCGCTGTCGACCGCCGTGTCGCTGAGCCATGCGATGTTCGAAGGTACGTTGCTGCTGGGCATTTGCGACAAGATCGTGCCGGGCCTGCTGATCGGCGCGCTGCGTTTCGGGCATCTGCCCACCATCTTGGTTCCGGCGGGGCCGATGCCCTCGGGCCTGGCCAACAAGGAAAAGGTGCGTATCCGCCAGCTTTATGCGGAAGGCAAAGTCGGGCGGGACGAATTGCTGGAATCAGAAAGCGCTTCCTATCATGGCGCGGGCACCTGCACCTTCTATGGCACCGCCAACTCCAACCAGATGATGATGGAAATGATGGGCCTGCACATGCCCGGTTCCGCCTTCGTCAATCCGGGCACGAAGCTGCGCAGCGAACTGACCCGCGCGGCGACGCACAGAATCGCCGACATCGGCTGGGATGGCGATGATTACCGACCGCTGGGCCATTGCGTCGATGAAAAGGCGATCGTCAATGCGATCATCGGCCTGATGGCGACGGGCGGCTCCACCAATCATGCGATTCATGTCCCCGCCATTGCGCGGGCGGCGGGCATCCATGTCGATTGGACCGACTTTGCCGAGATTTCCGACGTCGTGCCGCTGCTGGCGCGGGTCTATCCCAACGGATCGGGCGACGTGAACCATTTCCACGCGGCAGGCGGCATGGCGGTGGTGATCCGCGAATTGCTGGATGCCGGGCTGCTGCACCGCGACATCCTGACGGTCGCGCGGCAGGGGTTGACCGATTATGGCAAGGAGCCGGTGCTGGAGGACGAAGCGCTGGTCTGGAAGGATGTGACTGCCTCCCGCGACGAAGCGATGCTGCGGCCTGCGTCCAACCCGTTCAGCGCCGATGGCGGCATGAAGCTGCTGCAGGGCAATCTCGGCCGCTGCGTCATGAAGGTGAGCGCCGTCGACCCGGAACGCTGGACGATCGAGGCGCCAGCCGCCATCTTCCAGGATCAGGACGATGTGCTGCGCGCATTCAAGGCGGGCGAGTTGGAGCGCGACGTGGTGGTCGTGGTCCGCTTCCAGGGGCCAAAGGCCAACGGGATGCCCGAACTGCACAAACTGACCCCGGCGCTGGGCGTGTTGCAGGATCGCGGGTTCAAGGTCGCATTGCTGACCGATGGGCGCATGTCCGGCGCGTCGGGCAAGGTGCCTGCCGCCATCCACCTGTCGCCCGAAGCGCTGGGCGGTGGCCCGATCGGCAAGCTGCGCGACGGCGACCTGGTGCGGGTCTGTGCGGAAACCGGCACGGTCGAGGCGCTGGTGGATGCCGCAACATGGGATGCCCGCGACATCCCCGCCGCCCCGCCGCCGCCCTATGACACTGGGCGCGAACTGTTCGCACTGTTCCGCCACCATAGCGACCTGGCCGAACAGGGCGCGTCGCCGATCCTGGCGGCGATGGAAAGCGAGATTTAGGTGGGCCGTGCTCCTGCGAAGGCAGGAGCCAGTTCGGAGAGCGGGACTGGGTTCCCGCCTTCGCGGGAACACATGACTGGAAGACTATATGACCGACATCATCGCCGGCGACATCGGCGGGACCAACGCACGCTTCGCCCGCGCTTCGCTGGACGAACAGGGCGTGCCGACGCTTGGCACCGTGCGCAAATATAAGGTCGCCGACCATCAGAGCCTGCAAGCCTGCTGGGCCGCTTTTGTCGAGGATGAGAAGAAAGCGGGCGACGGCCCCTTGCCTGACGCTGCCTCGATCGCCTTCGCCACCGCGATCGGGCGCGACGTGATCAAGCTGACCAACAGCAATTGGGTGATCCGCGCCGACACGCTGGCGCAGGATATCGGGATGCGCACGGTGCGCCTGGTCAATGATTTCGAAGCGGTCGCCCATGCGGTGTCGCGCCTGCCTGCCGAAAATCTGCCGCTGCTGTTCGGCGAGGAAAAACCCTTCCCCACCGATGGCGGCGTCACCGTCCTTGGCCCGGGCACCGGCCTTGGCGTCGCGATGATCGCCTATGATCAGGGCAAACCCCATGTCATCGCGACCGAGGGCGGGCATCTGGACTTCGCGCCGCTCGACCCGATGGAGGAAAAGATCCTCTCTTATCTGCGCGACAAATTCCTGCGGGTATCGACCGAACGGATAGTGTCGGGACCGGGCCTTAACTATATCTACAAGGCGATGGCGACGATCGGCCATGATCGCGTCATGCTGATGGAAGACCCGGAATTGTGGCAGGCCGCGCTGGAGGGCACGGACGAGTTCGCTCGGCGCGCGCTGGATCGCTTCTGCCTCTGCTATGGGTCGGTCGCGGGCGACCTGGCGCTGGCGCATGGGCCGCATGGCGTGGTGCTGGCGGGCGGCCTGACACAGCGGATGCGCGATTTCCTTTCGCACAGCGGTTTTCATACGCGGTTCAAGGCCAAGGGCCGGTTCGAAAGCCTGATGGCGACCGTGCCAATCCGCCTGGCCGTGCATGACGAGATCGGCCTGTTTGGAGCGGCCGCCGCTTTCCGCGAAGGCTGAGAAGCCTTTTTCAACAGTTTGATTTTGCGCGTTTTCGAAAGCAACCGCTGCACGGAAACGCTTTGAGGGAGATATGAGATGAGCAAATTGACGGTCGAGCAGGTCATGGACCTGGCCCCGGTTATCCCCGTGCTGGTGGTCGATCGCGTGGAAGACGCGCTGACGATCGCGCGCGCGCTGGTCGCGGGCGGCCTGCCCGCACTGGAAGTCACGCTGCGCACGCCTGCCGCGCTGGACGTGATCCGCGAAATGGCGAGCGTGGAGGGCGCGGTGGTCGGCGCCGGCACGGTGCTGAACCCCGATCAACTCGACGCAGCGATGGAGGCGGGCGCGCGCTTCATCGTCAGCCCCGGCCTCACCAAGCCATTGGGCAAGGCGGCGATTGCGGCGAAAATCCCCTTCCTGCCCGGCACCGCGACGGCGGGCGACATCATGCGCGGCATGGACATGGGCCTGTCCCACTTCAAATTCTTTCCCGCCGAAACATCGGGCGGCTTGCCTGCGCTCAAGGCGCTGGCCGCGCCGCTGCATACCGCCCGCTTCTGCCCCACCGGCGGCATCACGGCGCAGAGCGCGCCCGAATGGCTGGCCCAGCCTTTCGTCAAATGCGTCGGCGGCAGCTGGGTGGTGCCCAAGGGACCGGTGGACGGAGCGAAGATCGAAGCGCTGGCCCGCGAAGCCGCGGCACTGGCGGCCTGACGGTGGCGACGGGGCGCTGACGCCATTGCGCTGCACGCCCCGTCCCCCTAGATGTCAGGCATGAACCCGCGCCGCCTCCTCACCGCCCTTGCCCTGTTCCTGTCGGGCTGTACCGGCGCGCCGCAAAATTATCCCTCGCTCGCCAAGCGCCCGATCGAAAGCGCCCCG from Sphingobium sp. HWE2-09 includes:
- the zwf gene encoding glucose-6-phosphate dehydrogenase, whose product is MTEPSATFLLFGATGDLARRMIFPSLYNLLSDGLLPDDFLILASGRSEMDDAAFRKEVDDALRQFLAADRYDEDVATRFAAMISYQPVDAGNADQFAKLAERIDGRLERGLSVYLSTPPSLFAPTAQGLSQAGLITAKTRIAMEKPIGKDLASSRQVNDGIGALFAEEQIFRVDHYLGKETVQNLLALRFGNVMFEPLWNATAIDHVQITVGETVGLEGRVSYYDGVGALRDMVQNHMLQILSIIAMEPPARMDPTAVRDEKVKALRSLRPMTAETVKSHSVRGQYTPGAVGGQIVTGYADELGQASDTETFVALKAYVDNWRWQGVPFYLRTGKRMPARQSEIMIRFKPVRHSIFGRDGHGSGLEANTLIIRLQPEEYIRLTIMSKRPGLERQVKLDEVTLDVSLTAAFAGQRRRIAYERLILDLLVGDQTLFVRRDEVEAQWTWIDSIIDGWKDANMKVSPYSSGNWGPSSAIALIERDGASWHD
- the edd gene encoding phosphogluconate dehydratase — protein: MTDLHPVIAKVTDRIVERSAASRLKYLDLIERGRDAGTNRDQLSCGNLAHGFAASGEDKAVIRTGRAMNIGIVTSYNDMLSAHQPFGRYPEQIKIAAREVGATAQVAGGVPAMCDGVTQGQAGMDLSLFSRDTIALSTAVSLSHAMFEGTLLLGICDKIVPGLLIGALRFGHLPTILVPAGPMPSGLANKEKVRIRQLYAEGKVGRDELLESESASYHGAGTCTFYGTANSNQMMMEMMGLHMPGSAFVNPGTKLRSELTRAATHRIADIGWDGDDYRPLGHCVDEKAIVNAIIGLMATGGSTNHAIHVPAIARAAGIHVDWTDFAEISDVVPLLARVYPNGSGDVNHFHAAGGMAVVIRELLDAGLLHRDILTVARQGLTDYGKEPVLEDEALVWKDVTASRDEAMLRPASNPFSADGGMKLLQGNLGRCVMKVSAVDPERWTIEAPAAIFQDQDDVLRAFKAGELERDVVVVVRFQGPKANGMPELHKLTPALGVLQDRGFKVALLTDGRMSGASGKVPAAIHLSPEALGGGPIGKLRDGDLVRVCAETGTVEALVDAATWDARDIPAAPPPPYDTGRELFALFRHHSDLAEQGASPILAAMESEI
- the glk gene encoding glucokinase, encoding MTDIIAGDIGGTNARFARASLDEQGVPTLGTVRKYKVADHQSLQACWAAFVEDEKKAGDGPLPDAASIAFATAIGRDVIKLTNSNWVIRADTLAQDIGMRTVRLVNDFEAVAHAVSRLPAENLPLLFGEEKPFPTDGGVTVLGPGTGLGVAMIAYDQGKPHVIATEGGHLDFAPLDPMEEKILSYLRDKFLRVSTERIVSGPGLNYIYKAMATIGHDRVMLMEDPELWQAALEGTDEFARRALDRFCLCYGSVAGDLALAHGPHGVVLAGGLTQRMRDFLSHSGFHTRFKAKGRFESLMATVPIRLAVHDEIGLFGAAAAFREG
- the eda gene encoding bifunctional 4-hydroxy-2-oxoglutarate aldolase/2-dehydro-3-deoxy-phosphogluconate aldolase — protein: MSKLTVEQVMDLAPVIPVLVVDRVEDALTIARALVAGGLPALEVTLRTPAALDVIREMASVEGAVVGAGTVLNPDQLDAAMEAGARFIVSPGLTKPLGKAAIAAKIPFLPGTATAGDIMRGMDMGLSHFKFFPAETSGGLPALKALAAPLHTARFCPTGGITAQSAPEWLAQPFVKCVGGSWVVPKGPVDGAKIEALAREAAALAA